From the genome of Triticum aestivum cultivar Chinese Spring chromosome 3B, IWGSC CS RefSeq v2.1, whole genome shotgun sequence, one region includes:
- the LOC123071358 gene encoding uncharacterized protein: MSFWPAEALDPRASTPATKRHGSGRDAAGGLRAVGGPGAAHPRGAGQLPGGHHRAAGRRELIQNADDAGASCVRLCLDRRAHGSRSLLAPALAQCTPATTPPSPTKSSPASPASAAARSPPRPGRPAARWALATLSIAAELCFELLLFQFELR; the protein is encoded by the coding sequence ATGAGCTTCTGGCCGGCGGAGGCGCTGGATCCGCGTGcttcgacgccggcgacgaagcgacATGGATCCGGGCGGGATGCTGCTGGAGGACTTCGGGCTGTGGGTGGACCTGGTGCGGCGCATCCGCGAGGTGCTGGCCAACTACCCGGAGGGCACCACCGCGCTGCGGGACGCCGGGAGCTCATCCAGAACGCCGACGATGCCGGGGCCTCGTGCGtccgcctctgcctcgaccgccgCGCCCATGGGTCCCGCTCGCTGCTCGCCCCCGCGCTTGCGCAGTGTACGCCAGCAACGACGCCGCCTTCACCGACGAAGAGTTCGCCAGCATCCCCCGCATCGGCGGCCGCAAGAAGTCCTCCCAGGCCTGGAAGACCGGCAGCAAGATGGGCGCTAGCTACACTCTCTATCGCTGCTGAGCTCTGCTTCGAGCTGCTGCTCTTTCAATTTGAGCTGCGCTAG